A single Cucumis melo cultivar AY chromosome 4, USDA_Cmelo_AY_1.0, whole genome shotgun sequence DNA region contains:
- the LOC127149068 gene encoding uncharacterized protein LOC127149068, which translates to MEKVEDVLLHHKLLSLEKVPDKCPVYHIRFLEGLSAPYLQSTPTVLLQEVEPFSHNLRTIGLCLVPILCMLELHGATMQIFGLLKTISPNLRSTSHPSADHKINAQQLLHTVAKKRIII; encoded by the exons ATGGAGAAGGTGGAAGATGTTTTGTTACATCATAAGCTTCTTTCCCTAGAAAAGGTTCCAGATAAGTGCCCTGTTTATCACATTCGTTTTCTAGAG GGGTTGAGTGCTCCATATCTCCAAAGCACACCCACTGTGTTGTTGCAG GAGGTGGAGCCATTCAGCCACAACCTGAGGACCATAGGCCTTTGTCTTGTTCCAATCTTGTGTATGCTGGAGTTGCACGGAGCAACGATGCAAATATTTGGGCTACTGAAGACAATTTCTCCAAATTTGAGAAGCACATCTCACCCTTCAGCTGACCATAAAATCAACGCTCAGCAGCTTCTGCATACGGTTGctaaaaaaaggataattatataA
- the LOC103499173 gene encoding uncharacterized protein LOC103499173, giving the protein MNSAPEKLTLPLLQSKMKCDPEGYECELVLLYNQFKSSMELFKQQASLHFTSVGGIGSDPSVAKDLSDRAMFLAHVTHLYPKHLIEFPKQLADLLNSSSKSLPSGLRCHIAQALILLINRKMVDIQENLALFVELQTLGDRTLRKLTFSHVIHSIKRMNQKHKNEAKNRALQKILFVLLQQEDEAKAKRSLITLCELHRRKVWFDERTANAICTACFHSSPRIMIAALSFLLDYEKIEDGEDDSDEESGEDDVASQTSQVILSKELVYKAHNKGTSASKKKKKAKLERVRRSIKRQQRMSSERSNSSYSPLNHLIDAQGFAEKLFSRLRACNERFEVKMMMLKVIARAVGLHRLIVLNFYPFLQKYVQPHQRDITDLLAAAVQACHDMVPPDAVEPLFKQIVNQFVHDRSRTEAIAVGLNVVREICMRMPLLMTEDLLQDLALYKKSHEKAISIAARSLIGLFREYCPSLLAKKDRGRPTDLKARPKAYGEVAVASNIPGIELLREADGDNSDDNDGDEDSEAIASGSDDDLDQVVDSSYADDNQMSSDEEELTDADSAPEVDSDEGTDDEDVDDSSEMEWGEDEELEDSSEEQDTKYKSEAMSDEIVETGSLEATTSSQDSKPKKRKHSDFDQQLVSADSSLRALKRLASTAVEKSSEPTDGILSNEDFQRIKDLKAKKDAKSALTQHGLLRNASDAKRTAPKVPNTDELSKKRVDPAKLEVHIRRRVTKEEKLALVKAGREDRGKYQARAAVKQKKTGGLSNRQKEHKKAMPLAAKRSKVAKSRLDKKKKNQRSGKQFRGKKAWKQ; this is encoded by the exons ATGAATTCAGCTCCTGAGAAGCTAACTTTGCCCTTGCTGCAGTCGAAGATGAAGTGTGACCCTGAAGGGTACGAGTGTGAGTTGGTTCTCCTCTACAACCAATTCAAATCATCCATGGAGCTCTTCAAACAGCAAGCCTCTCTTCACTTCACCTCTGTTGGTGGCATTGGCAGCGACCCTTCCGTGGCAAAGGATCTTAGTGACAGGGCAATGTTTTTGGCTCATGTTACTCATCTTTACCCGAAACATCTTATTGAATTTCCCAAACAGTTGGCGGATTTGCTTAACTCATCTTCAAAGTCGCTCCCTTCGGGTTTACGTTGCCACATAGCACAGGCGCTTATACTTCTTATTAATCGAAAG ATGGTTGATATTCAGGAAAATCTTGCGTTGTTTGTGGAGTTACAGACCTTAGGTGACCGGACACTAAGAAAATTGACATTTTCTCATGTAATTCACAGCATTAAAAGAATGAATCAAAAGCATAAAAATGAAGCAAAGAATCGAGCTCTCCAGAAAATTTTGTTCGTATTACTGCAG CAAGAGGATGAAGCGAAAGCAAAGAGATCGCTGATAACTCTGTGTGAACTTCATCGAAGAAAGGTGTGGTTTGATGAAAGAACAGCAAATGCTATCTGTACTGCTTGCTTTCATTCATCACCAAG GATTATGATTGCCGCCCTATCCTTTCTTCTTGATTATGAGAAGATTGAAGATGGTGAGGATGATAGTGATGAGGAAAGTGGTGAAGATGATGTGGCTTCTCAAACTTCTCAAGTCATTCTCAGTAAGGAATTGGTTTATAAG GCACACAATAAAGGTACATCAGCtagcaagaagaaaaaaaaggcaaaactgGAACGAGTCAGGCGTAGTATTAAGAGGCAGCAACGCATGTCATCAGAGAGAAGCAATTCAAGTTATTCTCCACTTAACCATTTGATAGATGCACAG GGGTTTGCAGAAAAGTTGTTCTCTCGACTTCGTGCTTGCAATGAGCGATTTGAG gTTAAGATGATGATGCTGAAAGTTATTGCTAGAGCAGTTGGGCTTCACCGCCTGATTGTGTTAAACTTCTACCCTTTCCTTCAGAAGTATGTCCAG CCCCATCAACGTGATATCACAGATTTGCTTGCAGCGGCAGTTCAGGCTTGTCATGATATG GTTCCTCCTGATGCAGTTGAACCTTTGTTCAAGCAGATTGTAAATCaatttgtacatgatcgttcaCGAACAGAG gcTATTGCTGTTGGACTCAATGTAGTAAGGGAGATATGTATGCGAATGCCTTTG TTAATGACCGAAGATTTGTTACAAGATCTTGCATTGTACAAGAAATCTCATGAGAAGGCAATTTCAATAGCTGCACGATCACTTATTGGATTATTTAGAGAG TATTGTCCATCTTTGCTGGCTAAGAAGGATCGTGGGCGCCCTACTGATCTAAAGGCAAGACCTAAAGCGTATGGGGAGGTAGCTGTAGCATCCAATATTCCTGGTATTGAGTTATTACGCGAAGCTGATGGTGACAATAGTGATGACAACGACGGTGATGAAGACAGTGAGGCTATAGCAAGTGGATCTGATGATGACCTCGATCAAGTGGTTGATTCCAGTTATGCTGATGATAATCAAATGTCCAGCGACGAGGAGGAATTGACAGATGCGGATTCAGCACCTGAAGTTGATTCTGATGAAGGTACAGATGATGAAGATGTCGATGATTCTAGTGAGATGGAATGGGGGGAAGATGAGGAGCTTGAGGATAGTAGTGAGGAACAAGACACAAAGTATAAAAGTGAGGCTATGTCAGATGAGATTGTTGAGACTGGTTCCCTGGAGGCCACAACTAGTTCTCAAGATTCTAAGCcgaagaaaagaaaacattcTGATTTTGACCAACAACTTGTTTCTGCCGATTCAAGCCTTCGAGCATTGAAGAGACTAGCAAGCACAGCTGTGGAAAAATCATCAGAACCAACTGATGGCATTCTTTCCAATGAAGATTTTCAAAGGATCAAGGATTTAAAG GCAAAGAAAGATGCGAAAAGTGCTTTGACTCAACATGGTTTGTTGAGAAATGCGTCAGATGCCAAGCGGACAGCTCCTAAGGTTCCAAATACCGATGAATTGAGTAAAAAGCGAGTGGATCCTGCCAAACTCGAG GTTCATATCCGGAGAAGGGTAACCAAGGAAGAAAAATTAGCATTAGTTAAGGCTGGGAGAGAGGATAGAGGAAAGTACCAAGCACGTGCAGCCGTCAAACAAAAGAAG ACTGGAGGCTTAAGCAATCGGCAGAAAGAACACAAGAAGGCGATGCCATTAGCTGCAAAACGATCTAAAGTTGCAAAATCTCGACttgacaagaagaagaagaatcaacGTTCAGGCAAACAGTTTAGAGGGAAGAAAGCCTGGAAGCAGTGA